One Oncorhynchus keta strain PuntledgeMale-10-30-2019 chromosome 22, Oket_V2, whole genome shotgun sequence DNA window includes the following coding sequences:
- the LOC118400891 gene encoding galanin receptor 2a: protein MAVPNMFSLIFACTCGVILGIGFCANLLVFSLFAKYNTLRKNCLDILLLSMALADFLTLLLIPFTLHSAISYSWPLGDTSCKVYQFFLAFSLAASTYSLCAVSMTRAMIITNPYHPPTMDLVVLMFVLVWASAFFISVPLRIFATKESLSPSLGNFTFCLPTIQEHHYQVVLSQFMLYYFVPMLVIAFNYVRLACFLHKSPVMSVASARNTRRASFMVFLAAGTFSICWLPGYILELCVFLGLYRHGQSWEMFYFICTVLQYLHPCVNPVLYVLLSKRYRHRRSAWLFNCNRNRVQPQVVSITTETM from the exons ATG GCTGTCCCCAACATGTTTTCCCTGATCTTTGCCTGTACCTGTGGGGTGATCCTGGGCATCGGTTTCTGTGCCAACCTACTGGTGTTCTCTCTGTTCGCCAAGTACAACACCCTGAGGAAGAACTGTCTGGACATCCTGCTGCTCAGCATGGCTCTGGCAGACTTCCTCACCCTGCTGCTCATCCCCTTCACCCTGCACTCCGCCATCAG CTACTCGTGGCCGCTGGGGGACACCTCCTGCAAGGTGTACCAGTTCTTTCTGGCCTTCTCCCTGGCAGCCAGCACCTACAGCCTGTGTGCCGTGTCCATGACACGTGCCATGATCATCACCAACCCCTACCACCCTCCTACCATGGACCTGGTAGTCCTGATGTTCGTCTTGGTCTGGGCATCAGCCTTCTTCATCAGCGTGCCTCTGAGGATCTTCGCCACCAAGGAGAGCCTGAGCCCCAGCTTGGGTAATTTTACATTCTGCCTGCCCACCATACAGGAACACCACTATCAG GTGGTCCTCAGCCAGTTCATGCTCTACTACTTCGTCCCTATGCTGGTGATCGCCTTCAACTACGTCCGGTTGGCCTGCTTCCTCCACAAGAGCCCAGTCATGTCTGTGGCCAGTGCCCGCAACACACGCCGAGCCTCTTTTATGGTGTTCCTGGCGGCCGGGACCTTCTCCATCTGCTGGCTTCCCGG GTACATCCTGGAGCTGTGTGTGTTCCTTGGGCTCTACCGCCACGGCCAGTCCTGGGAGATGTTCTACTTCATCTGCACCGTGCTCCAGTACCTCCATCCCTGTGTTAACCCCGTGCTCTATGTGCTGCTGTCCAAGAGGTACCGCCACCGCAGGAGTGCCTGGTTGTTTAACTGCAACAGGAATAGGGTGCAGCCGCAGGTTGTCAGCATCACTACAGAGACTATGTAG
- the LOC118400890 gene encoding parathyroid hormone-related protein-like: MLCPRGMFQQLSLVVFLLCSPVPLYGKPIDSLTNRMRRSVSHAQLMHDKGRSLEEFKRRLWLQGLLDKVHTADSERAPPPQSRNNADGGHITFSGSALRPPKPPGGTKNLPLSFQLGGEVGNLPQETNKSVAYKDQPLKVSTKRKKKVKGERGRRRESEKRRRRARDTTLVMTWETHRESQRTRDRPHHVAFGWR; this comes from the exons ATGCTGTGTCCCAGAGGCATGTTCCAGCAGTTGAGTCTAGTTGTGTTCCTGCTGTGCTCCCCAGTGCCACTCTACGGGAAACCCATCGATTCTCTCACTAACAGAAT GAGGAGGTCAGTGAGTCACGCCCAGTTGATGCACGACAAGGGACGGTCTCTGGAGGAGTTCAAGAGACGACTCTGGCTCCAAGGGCTACTAGATAAAGTCCACACAGCCGACAGCGAGCGAGCCCCGCCTCCCCAGAGTAGGAACAACGCCGACGGGGGCCACATCACCTTCAGCGGGAGCGCCCTACGCCCCCCCAAACCCCCCGGAGGGACCAAGAACCTCCCTCTGAGTTTCCAGCTGGGAGGGGAGGTGGGCAACCTCCCCCAGGAGACCAACAAGTCTGTGGCCTACAAGGACCAGCCGCTGAAGGTGTCCACCAAGAGGAAAAAGaaggtgaagggagagagagggagacggagggagagcgAGAAGAGGAGGCGGCGGGCTCGCGACACAACCCTTGTCATGACATGGGAGACACATAGGGAGTCACAGAGGACGCGAGACAGACCACATCATGTAGCCTTTGGGTGGCGCTGA